The following are from one region of the Sandaracinus amylolyticus genome:
- a CDS encoding GldG family protein, which translates to MANENETKKAPEAAKKSERTPARSQASRQRAESLGFLAIVAGILIALNLLGFLSFFARVDATRDRVFTLSEGSRRVARELDDTLTITAYFTPDLPPPFNAQERYVRDILAEYEAASNGHVQVRVVHPDDEEEREEAERAGVRLMQHQRLESDRVAVMEGYRGLVFEYVGDRHVIASLPQDTSGLEYAITMAIKQLTGEDIAIGVLSGHESPTPTKGLSTLQRMLPTYTIREVDASQEIDRNIKALLIVDPQSELSDVELRRIDQFVMRGGSLGIFGGSMKVATDAGPDIQAQPTNSGVNRLLEAYGVRMQENIIADARCGTVPLRTPLGFAIPVPYPPAPTVPITEEQASHPVLFRLEQAQLFFTSGIETLDRFREMEGTSLLRSSEESWSLSGDDVNLRIRQPREWEVAGFDGPHTLAVAVTGTLPSAFAGSAGEGDAASIETPERSESEVRLFVIGTSTILRDEFLPPAERVEEAQLAGAMALPLNAIDWLAQDSDLIAVRAKSIEEPALDVPRGVTEATEDAMTAFEGQDEAGAQDALERRQAAVRAWDQRKNLFKWGNTFAIPLAVAAFGLIRWQMRQRKKATLKL; encoded by the coding sequence ATGGCCAACGAGAACGAGACCAAGAAGGCTCCCGAAGCCGCGAAGAAGAGCGAGCGGACCCCCGCGCGTAGCCAGGCGAGCCGCCAGCGCGCCGAGTCGCTCGGCTTCCTCGCGATCGTCGCGGGCATCCTGATCGCGCTGAACCTCCTGGGGTTCCTCTCCTTCTTCGCGCGCGTCGACGCGACGCGCGATCGTGTGTTCACGCTGTCCGAGGGATCGCGCCGCGTCGCGCGCGAGCTCGACGACACGCTGACGATCACCGCGTACTTCACGCCGGATCTGCCGCCGCCGTTCAACGCGCAGGAGCGCTACGTCCGCGACATCCTCGCGGAGTACGAGGCGGCGTCGAACGGGCACGTGCAGGTGCGCGTGGTGCACCCCGACGACGAAGAGGAGCGCGAGGAGGCGGAGCGCGCGGGCGTGCGCCTCATGCAGCACCAGCGCCTCGAGTCGGATCGCGTCGCGGTGATGGAGGGCTACCGCGGCCTGGTGTTCGAGTACGTCGGTGACCGCCACGTCATCGCGTCGCTCCCGCAGGACACCTCGGGCCTCGAGTACGCCATCACGATGGCGATCAAGCAGCTGACCGGCGAGGACATCGCGATCGGCGTGCTCTCGGGCCACGAGAGCCCGACGCCGACGAAGGGCCTCTCGACGCTGCAGCGGATGCTCCCGACGTACACGATCCGCGAGGTCGACGCGTCGCAGGAGATCGACCGCAACATCAAGGCGCTGCTGATTGTCGATCCGCAGAGCGAGCTCAGCGACGTCGAGCTCCGCCGCATCGATCAGTTCGTGATGCGCGGCGGCAGCCTCGGCATCTTCGGCGGCTCGATGAAGGTCGCGACCGACGCGGGCCCCGACATCCAGGCGCAGCCGACGAACAGCGGCGTGAACCGCCTGCTCGAGGCGTACGGCGTGCGCATGCAGGAGAACATCATCGCCGACGCGCGCTGCGGCACGGTCCCGCTGCGCACGCCGCTCGGCTTCGCGATCCCGGTGCCGTACCCGCCCGCGCCCACGGTGCCGATCACCGAGGAGCAGGCGAGCCATCCGGTGCTCTTCCGCCTCGAGCAGGCGCAGCTCTTCTTCACCTCGGGCATCGAGACCCTCGATCGCTTCCGCGAGATGGAGGGCACGTCGCTGCTGCGCTCGAGCGAGGAGTCGTGGTCGCTCTCGGGCGACGACGTGAACCTCCGCATCCGCCAGCCCCGCGAGTGGGAGGTCGCCGGCTTCGACGGGCCGCACACGCTCGCGGTCGCGGTGACGGGCACGCTCCCGAGCGCCTTCGCGGGCAGCGCGGGTGAGGGCGACGCGGCGTCGATCGAGACGCCGGAGCGCAGCGAGAGCGAGGTGCGTCTCTTCGTGATCGGCACCTCGACCATCCTCCGCGACGAGTTCCTGCCGCCGGCGGAGCGCGTCGAGGAGGCGCAGCTCGCGGGCGCGATGGCGCTCCCGCTGAACGCCATCGACTGGCTCGCGCAGGACAGCGATCTGATCGCGGTGCGCGCGAAGTCGATCGAGGAGCCCGCGCTCGACGTTCCGCGCGGCGTGACCGAGGCGACCGAGGACGCGATGACGGCGTTCGAGGGTCAGGACGAAGCGGGCGCGCAGGACGCGCTCGAGCGTCGGCAGGCGGCGGTGCGCGCCTGGGATCAGCGCAAGAACCTCTTCAAGTGGGGCAACACGTTCGCGATCCCGCTCGCGGTCGCGGCGTTCGGTCTGATCCGCTGGCAGATGCGCCAGCGCAAGAAGGCCACCCTGAAGCTCTGA
- a CDS encoding S1 family peptidase, whose product MNRPGFLFLLLVASISGCESTPLSRGLGAPIVDGERETGEPAVVLIQAVIGACTGTLITDRVVLTAKHCVQQQTATSPAPAAFFAVGVGNRSGATTNHRVQQVVTTPGPFFISDGTDIALLILREPVEGVEPIAVRREPPTDLVGSTVTAIGFGTTREREVGIKYRTTTTIENVTTTVLEARNTICQGDSGGPIILEGDGTRPRQIVGVASYGLAANQGDCPAMLDAWNRIDTHIDVIDAAIVRSGACVASGDELCNSLDDDCDGEIDEGCLALGEACERDDQCAFGPLPEALRDGAPPSALCAEIGGARRCSRPCDPLAPATSCGEIVPPFGGDPVAVEGFYCATSTGCEGLCAPGTSGSGSEGDACSADTECVSLRCEGGVCATPCRGDSVTCPAVEVCSADAGSCGVCVAPSARPGGRGRGEVCELASECSTFGCGEVDGAVQCTAICAGDGDCGRGMRCVDGFCARGERGGPFGTCRDDVDCNDARCLARETGERFCARRCTDAVSCPGGTCADADGEMRCIPSAPVLGEACDGSVACAQGTCIDGACTATCGGARSCPLGHDCVREGDVTVCRPRPSSSGGCSVALGGAGSPGVLVLIALFVIARRRRRA is encoded by the coding sequence ATGAACCGTCCGGGCTTTCTCTTCTTGCTGCTCGTCGCGTCGATCTCGGGGTGTGAGTCGACTCCGCTCTCGAGGGGTCTCGGCGCGCCGATCGTCGACGGCGAGCGCGAGACCGGCGAGCCCGCGGTGGTGCTCATCCAAGCCGTGATCGGTGCGTGCACCGGCACGCTGATCACCGATCGCGTGGTGCTGACCGCGAAGCACTGCGTGCAGCAGCAGACCGCGACGAGCCCCGCGCCTGCGGCGTTCTTCGCGGTCGGCGTCGGCAATCGCTCGGGCGCGACCACGAACCATCGCGTGCAGCAGGTGGTGACGACGCCCGGTCCCTTCTTCATCAGCGACGGCACCGACATCGCGCTGCTGATCCTCCGCGAGCCGGTCGAGGGCGTGGAGCCGATCGCGGTGCGGCGGGAGCCGCCGACCGATCTCGTCGGCAGCACCGTCACGGCGATCGGGTTCGGCACGACGCGCGAGCGCGAGGTCGGCATCAAGTACCGCACGACCACGACGATCGAGAACGTCACGACGACGGTGCTCGAGGCGCGCAACACGATCTGCCAGGGCGACTCGGGCGGACCGATCATCCTCGAGGGCGACGGGACGCGGCCCCGCCAGATCGTCGGTGTCGCGTCGTACGGGCTCGCGGCGAACCAGGGCGACTGCCCCGCGATGCTCGATGCGTGGAACCGCATCGACACGCACATCGACGTGATCGACGCCGCGATCGTGCGCAGCGGCGCGTGCGTCGCGTCGGGCGACGAGCTCTGCAACTCGCTCGACGACGACTGCGACGGCGAGATCGACGAGGGATGTCTCGCGCTCGGCGAGGCGTGCGAGCGCGACGATCAGTGCGCGTTCGGTCCGCTCCCCGAGGCGCTGCGCGACGGCGCGCCGCCGAGCGCGCTGTGCGCCGAGATCGGGGGGGCGCGTCGCTGCTCGCGCCCTTGCGATCCGCTCGCGCCCGCGACGAGCTGCGGCGAGATCGTGCCGCCCTTCGGTGGCGATCCCGTCGCGGTCGAGGGCTTCTACTGCGCGACGAGCACGGGCTGCGAGGGCCTGTGCGCGCCGGGAACGTCGGGCTCGGGCTCGGAGGGCGATGCGTGCAGCGCCGACACCGAGTGCGTGTCGCTGCGCTGCGAAGGCGGCGTGTGCGCGACGCCGTGCCGCGGCGACTCGGTCACGTGCCCCGCCGTCGAGGTGTGCAGCGCCGACGCGGGCAGCTGCGGCGTGTGCGTGGCGCCGAGCGCGCGTCCCGGCGGTCGTGGGCGCGGTGAGGTGTGCGAGCTCGCGAGCGAGTGCTCGACGTTCGGGTGCGGCGAGGTCGACGGTGCGGTGCAGTGCACCGCGATCTGCGCAGGCGACGGAGACTGCGGGCGCGGCATGCGCTGCGTCGACGGCTTCTGCGCGCGCGGTGAGCGCGGCGGGCCCTTCGGCACCTGTCGCGACGACGTGGACTGCAACGACGCGCGCTGCCTCGCGCGCGAGACCGGCGAGCGCTTCTGCGCGCGTCGCTGCACCGATGCCGTGTCGTGTCCCGGCGGCACCTGCGCCGACGCCGACGGCGAGATGCGCTGCATCCCGAGCGCGCCGGTGCTCGGCGAGGCGTGCGACGGGAGCGTCGCGTGCGCGCAGGGCACGTGCATCGACGGCGCGTGCACCGCCACGTGCGGTGGCGCGAGATCGTGCCCGCTCGGCCACGACTGCGTGCGCGAGGGCGACGTGACCGTGTGTCGCCCTCGTCCGAGCAGCTCGGGCGGATGCAGCGTCGCGCTCGGCGGCGCGGGATCGCCCGGCGTGCTCGTGCTGATCGCGCTCTTCGTGATCGCGCGCCGTCGTCGGCGCGCGTGA
- a CDS encoding ABC transporter permease has translation MQNTLTIAGRQFRAYFNGPVAYIVIALSLLIVGFLFWEPFFLMNRASVREMFRFMSWMLIVGAPAITMGLIADERRSGTLELLITMPVRESEVILGKFLGAVGLLAVLLLCSLPYPISVAQLGSLDWGQVATGYLGLFLQGCAMIALGIAASSFTENQLVAFFVSTFVFLFMTVLGFYLPLWSGSFASFLEWITFDFHRESMGRGVIDTRDVVYFVSFATIFLMLAFRALESRRWS, from the coding sequence ATGCAGAACACGCTCACGATCGCGGGGCGTCAGTTCCGCGCGTACTTCAACGGGCCGGTCGCGTACATCGTGATCGCGCTCTCGCTGCTGATCGTCGGCTTCCTCTTCTGGGAGCCGTTCTTCCTGATGAACCGCGCCTCGGTCCGCGAGATGTTCCGGTTCATGAGCTGGATGCTCATCGTCGGTGCGCCCGCGATCACGATGGGCCTCATCGCCGACGAGCGCCGCAGCGGCACGCTCGAGCTGCTCATCACGATGCCGGTGCGCGAGTCCGAGGTGATCCTCGGCAAGTTCCTCGGCGCGGTCGGGCTGCTCGCGGTGCTCCTGCTCTGCTCGCTGCCCTATCCGATCAGCGTCGCGCAGCTCGGCTCGCTCGACTGGGGCCAGGTCGCGACCGGCTATCTCGGGCTCTTCCTGCAGGGCTGCGCGATGATCGCGCTCGGCATCGCGGCATCGAGCTTCACCGAGAACCAGCTCGTCGCGTTCTTCGTCTCGACGTTCGTCTTCCTCTTCATGACCGTGCTCGGGTTCTACCTGCCGCTCTGGTCGGGAAGCTTCGCGTCGTTCCTCGAGTGGATCACGTTCGACTTCCACCGCGAGAGCATGGGCCGCGGCGTGATCGACACGCGCGACGTCGTCTACTTCGTCTCCTTCGCGACCATCTTCCTGATGCTCGCGTTCCGGGCGCTCGAGAGCCGCCGCTGGAGCTGA
- a CDS encoding ATP-binding cassette domain-containing protein, whose translation MDVMIEARNLTKRYGPQRALDNASFEVRKGEVLGFLGPNGAGKSTTMKILTCFIAPTEGTAKVNGHDIWEDPLGVRASIGYLPESTPLYTEMLVLEYLEFMAQMRGLKGDAARKRIKKAVEQTHLGDVIAKEIRQLSKGYRQRVGIAQSLVHEPPILILDEPMSGLDPNQAIEIRDLIRDIGKERTVILSTHNLAEVQVTCQRVLIIAKGKIVADDTPAALTSRGRNRYVVHVDKASASEAKGYRDGGDVLGAFRSLPGVETVREVKTDDTKATALEIVSRTSEDLRAELFRAAVEKGLVLLELRTRGENLEQVFRDLTLGEDTAIAAAEEDEDDEDEDEDEEPSDRTESKENA comes from the coding sequence ATGGACGTGATGATCGAGGCCCGGAACCTGACGAAGCGCTACGGGCCGCAGCGCGCGCTCGACAACGCGAGCTTCGAAGTGCGCAAGGGAGAGGTCCTCGGCTTCCTCGGCCCCAACGGCGCCGGGAAGTCGACGACGATGAAGATCCTGACGTGCTTCATCGCGCCGACCGAAGGCACGGCGAAGGTGAACGGGCACGACATCTGGGAGGACCCGCTCGGCGTGCGCGCGTCGATCGGATATCTCCCCGAGAGCACGCCCCTCTACACCGAGATGCTCGTGCTCGAGTACCTCGAGTTCATGGCGCAGATGCGCGGGCTCAAGGGCGACGCCGCCCGCAAGCGCATCAAGAAGGCCGTCGAGCAGACGCACCTCGGCGACGTGATCGCCAAGGAGATCCGCCAGCTCTCGAAGGGCTACCGCCAGCGCGTCGGCATCGCGCAGTCGCTCGTGCACGAGCCGCCGATCCTGATCCTCGACGAGCCGATGTCGGGCCTCGACCCGAACCAGGCGATCGAGATCCGCGATCTCATCCGCGACATCGGCAAGGAGCGCACGGTCATCCTCAGCACGCACAACCTCGCGGAGGTCCAGGTGACCTGCCAGCGCGTGCTGATCATCGCGAAGGGCAAGATCGTCGCGGACGACACGCCCGCCGCGCTGACGAGCCGCGGCCGCAACCGCTACGTCGTGCACGTGGACAAGGCGAGCGCGAGCGAAGCGAAGGGCTATCGCGACGGCGGCGACGTCCTCGGCGCGTTCCGCTCGCTGCCCGGCGTCGAGACCGTGCGCGAGGTGAAGACCGACGACACGAAGGCCACCGCGCTCGAGATCGTCTCGCGCACCTCCGAGGATCTGCGCGCCGAGCTCTTCCGCGCCGCCGTCGAGAAGGGCCTCGTGCTCCTCGAGCTGCGCACGCGCGGCGAGAACCTCGAGCAGGTCTTCCGCGACCTCACGCTCGGCGAGGACACCGCGATCGCGGCAGCCGAGGAAGACGAAGACGACGAGGACGAGGACGAGGACGAAGAGCCCTCGGACCGCACCGAGTCGAAGGAGAACGCGTGA
- a CDS encoding MopE-related protein, with translation MSVRSARLHFVASIASLLVVAGCGRSELDLFRDAGRGIDPDDGGMDAAIDAGDGGDDAGDAGDGGIVIDDAGDAGRDGGDGGACNFDEDCDDDLFCNGQERCRSGVCVRGAAPVCDDTVACTSDRCVEATRSCESIPDSSRCATGEICTPIDGCVVRRCTTAMECQDGSFCNGAEQCVAGRCAPGPRVACDDGVDCTLDECSETLDRCTTTARDTLCDDTLFCNGAERCSPMGCVRSPAPRCDDGNACTSDRCDEAVNACTTTLRDDDGDGVPAVSCGGADCDDRNPRVRPGVPELCRDRVDNDCNGAVDCDDPTCAMTAECLTCVPRGPREVACRDMVDDDCDGRIDCLDPECAGRPECRMCTRREARCDDGLDEDCDMRIDCDDPDCARSPDCACAARETACADGDDEDCDGRVDCDDSDCTADPACRMCTPREVFCDDGNDDDCDNRLDCADTDCARSPLCCTPRPEQCTGATDDDCDGRVDCDDPDCTTSPSCCRPRAEVCNNAVDDDCDGLADCSDSISCGRDPACRMCFPELCRGGADEDCDNRFDCEDPDCFADPICAVCTPRPERCTGGVDDDCDGRTDCADSDCARDPVCSSCIPRPEICADGADQDCDLRVDCDDSDCALDPSCRVCVTEVCTNGGDDDCDGRADCSDSDCRAAPTCVSCTREACTNGADDDCDMQVDCDDSDCARSPACLTCAPTETCRNGRDDDCDGDADCDDGECAGQPICAFCLPLEICGTGVDEDCDHLVDCDDPQCARDPSCQPGCVAEACRNGRDDDCDGSFDCDDPDCAGQPLCLVCLPFEICNSGFDEDCDALKDCDDPDCEFEPGCGACTGFEDQCTNRFDEDCDGRTDCADPDCQIDPSCCVPTGAEQCANGVDDDCNGAPDCADFACSSDPACCVFQGPEQCGNGIDEDCNGRIDCDDPLCAGTPMCCVPTGPERCGGGADEDCDGLVDCLDRECVASPLCAARDAGIPPPPRDAGPRDAGSMCVPVEGSVAMCTNGRDDDCDGTSDCADGDCSPVPDVGECCNGSDDNGNGLSDEFACRCTSNADCGGINVCWADTIGLCAPRCTLIGGDEFCAQIDPSLRCSTTTGTCTF, from the coding sequence ATGTCCGTTCGCAGTGCTCGTCTTCACTTCGTCGCGTCGATCGCGTCACTGCTCGTCGTCGCGGGATGTGGGCGGAGCGAGCTCGATCTGTTCCGCGATGCCGGCCGCGGGATCGACCCGGACGACGGCGGCATGGACGCGGCGATCGACGCCGGCGATGGCGGCGACGATGCGGGCGATGCCGGCGACGGCGGCATCGTGATCGACGACGCGGGCGATGCCGGGCGCGACGGCGGCGACGGTGGCGCCTGCAACTTCGACGAGGACTGCGACGACGATCTCTTCTGCAACGGGCAGGAGCGCTGCCGCAGCGGCGTGTGCGTGCGCGGCGCAGCGCCGGTCTGCGACGACACGGTCGCCTGCACCAGCGATCGCTGCGTCGAGGCGACGCGCAGCTGCGAGTCGATCCCCGACTCGTCGCGCTGCGCGACGGGCGAGATCTGCACGCCGATCGACGGCTGCGTGGTGCGCCGCTGCACGACCGCGATGGAGTGCCAGGACGGCTCGTTCTGCAACGGCGCCGAGCAGTGCGTCGCCGGTCGCTGTGCCCCCGGCCCGCGCGTCGCGTGCGACGACGGAGTCGACTGCACGCTCGACGAGTGCAGCGAGACGCTCGATCGCTGCACCACCACCGCGCGCGACACGCTCTGCGACGACACGCTCTTCTGCAACGGCGCCGAGCGCTGCAGCCCGATGGGATGCGTGCGCAGCCCCGCGCCCCGCTGCGACGACGGCAACGCGTGCACGAGCGATCGCTGCGACGAGGCGGTGAACGCCTGCACGACCACGCTGCGGGACGACGACGGCGACGGTGTGCCCGCCGTGAGCTGCGGCGGCGCCGACTGCGACGATCGCAATCCGCGCGTGCGCCCGGGCGTGCCCGAGCTCTGCCGTGATCGCGTCGACAACGACTGCAACGGCGCGGTCGACTGCGACGATCCCACCTGCGCGATGACCGCGGAGTGCCTCACCTGCGTGCCGCGCGGACCGCGCGAGGTCGCGTGTCGCGACATGGTCGACGACGACTGTGACGGCCGCATCGACTGCCTCGATCCCGAGTGCGCGGGTCGCCCCGAGTGCCGCATGTGCACGCGCCGCGAGGCGCGCTGCGACGACGGGCTCGACGAGGACTGCGACATGCGCATCGACTGCGACGATCCCGACTGCGCGCGCAGCCCCGACTGCGCGTGCGCCGCGCGCGAGACCGCGTGCGCCGACGGCGACGACGAGGACTGCGACGGTCGCGTCGACTGCGACGACAGCGACTGCACCGCCGATCCCGCGTGCCGCATGTGCACCCCGCGCGAGGTCTTCTGCGACGACGGGAACGACGACGACTGCGACAATCGCCTGGACTGCGCCGACACGGACTGCGCGCGCTCGCCGCTCTGCTGCACGCCGCGCCCCGAGCAGTGCACCGGCGCGACCGACGACGACTGCGATGGACGCGTCGACTGCGACGATCCCGACTGCACCACGAGCCCGAGCTGCTGCCGCCCGCGCGCCGAGGTCTGCAACAACGCGGTCGACGACGACTGCGACGGTCTCGCCGACTGCAGCGACTCGATCTCGTGCGGTCGCGATCCCGCGTGCCGCATGTGCTTCCCCGAGCTCTGCCGCGGCGGCGCCGACGAGGACTGCGACAACCGCTTCGACTGCGAGGATCCCGACTGCTTCGCGGATCCGATCTGCGCGGTCTGCACGCCGCGCCCCGAGCGCTGCACCGGCGGAGTCGACGACGACTGCGACGGTCGCACCGACTGCGCCGACTCCGACTGTGCGCGCGACCCGGTGTGCTCGAGCTGCATCCCGCGCCCCGAGATCTGCGCGGACGGCGCCGATCAGGACTGCGACCTGCGCGTCGACTGCGACGACTCCGACTGCGCGCTCGATCCCTCGTGTCGCGTGTGCGTGACCGAGGTCTGCACGAACGGTGGTGACGACGACTGCGACGGTCGCGCGGACTGCTCGGACTCCGACTGCCGCGCTGCGCCCACGTGCGTGAGCTGCACGCGCGAGGCCTGCACGAACGGCGCGGACGACGACTGCGACATGCAGGTCGACTGCGACGACTCCGACTGCGCGCGGAGCCCGGCGTGCCTGACCTGCGCGCCCACCGAGACCTGCCGCAACGGGCGCGACGACGACTGCGACGGCGACGCCGACTGCGACGACGGCGAGTGCGCGGGACAGCCGATCTGCGCGTTCTGTCTGCCGCTCGAGATCTGCGGGACCGGCGTCGACGAGGACTGCGATCACCTCGTCGACTGCGACGATCCGCAGTGTGCGCGCGATCCCTCGTGTCAGCCCGGCTGCGTGGCGGAGGCGTGCCGCAACGGGCGCGACGACGACTGCGACGGATCGTTCGACTGCGACGATCCCGACTGCGCGGGACAGCCCCTCTGCCTCGTGTGCCTGCCCTTCGAGATCTGCAACAGCGGGTTCGACGAGGACTGCGACGCGCTGAAGGACTGCGACGATCCCGACTGCGAATTCGAGCCCGGTTGCGGCGCGTGCACCGGGTTCGAGGACCAGTGCACGAATCGCTTCGACGAGGACTGCGACGGTCGCACCGACTGCGCCGATCCCGACTGCCAGATCGATCCCTCGTGCTGCGTGCCCACCGGCGCCGAGCAGTGCGCCAACGGCGTCGACGACGACTGCAACGGCGCGCCGGACTGCGCGGACTTCGCGTGCTCGAGCGATCCCGCGTGCTGCGTGTTCCAGGGCCCCGAGCAGTGCGGCAACGGCATCGACGAGGACTGCAACGGGCGCATCGACTGCGACGATCCGCTGTGCGCCGGGACGCCGATGTGCTGCGTGCCCACCGGACCCGAGCGCTGCGGGGGCGGTGCCGACGAGGACTGCGACGGGCTCGTCGACTGCCTCGATCGCGAGTGCGTCGCCTCGCCGCTGTGCGCCGCGCGCGACGCGGGGATCCCGCCGCCTCCGCGCGACGCCGGGCCCCGCGACGCCGGCTCGATGTGCGTGCCGGTCGAGGGCTCGGTCGCGATGTGCACCAACGGTCGCGACGACGACTGCGACGGAACGTCCGACTGCGCCGACGGCGACTGCTCGCCGGTGCCCGACGTCGGCGAGTGCTGCAACGGCTCGGACGACAACGGCAACGGCTTGTCCGACGAGTTCGCGTGCCGGTGCACGAGCAATGCGGACTGCGGCGGCATCAACGTGTGCTGGGCCGACACGATCGGGCTCTGCGCGCCGCGCTGCACGCTGATTGGCGGCGACGAGTTCTGCGCGCAGATCGACCCGAGCCTGCGCTGCTCCACGACCACCGGGACGTGCACGTTCTGA
- a CDS encoding extensin family protein translates to MTRRLFASVLALLLLAGWVTDDVPLPRDLEAEGIDEDCGTVLSPPSGARRAAAIAGRGRAIGALDRAACETALRGAGVAFEAVSASEASGVEQAIRLAGPLDGVRITPDEGVHSVIDCRLAVALLAWAPDLRAQGVARVEHVSIYRPGARVAGSRRVSGHAHALAIDALAFVLDDGRRLPVLDAWLDRARGVDPCTTHEGDDDGTARMRAAVCAAVQHDLFQVVLTPHHDDAHANHVHLEVRPGVDWSFVH, encoded by the coding sequence ATGACGCGCCGTCTGTTCGCCTCGGTCCTCGCGCTCCTGCTCCTGGCCGGCTGGGTCACCGACGACGTGCCGTTGCCGCGTGATCTCGAGGCGGAAGGCATCGACGAGGACTGCGGCACCGTGCTCTCGCCACCGAGCGGCGCGCGTCGTGCGGCGGCGATCGCGGGGCGCGGGCGCGCGATCGGCGCGCTCGATCGCGCGGCGTGCGAGACGGCGCTGCGCGGCGCGGGCGTCGCGTTCGAGGCGGTCTCCGCGAGCGAGGCGAGCGGCGTCGAGCAGGCGATCCGCCTCGCGGGGCCGCTCGACGGAGTGCGCATCACGCCGGACGAGGGCGTGCACTCGGTGATCGACTGTCGTCTCGCGGTCGCGCTGCTCGCGTGGGCGCCCGACCTGCGCGCACAGGGGGTCGCGCGGGTCGAGCACGTCTCGATCTATCGACCAGGGGCGCGCGTCGCGGGGAGCCGCCGGGTGTCGGGCCACGCGCACGCGCTCGCGATCGACGCGCTCGCGTTCGTGCTCGACGACGGGCGGCGTCTGCCGGTGCTCGACGCGTGGCTCGATCGCGCGCGAGGCGTCGATCCGTGCACGACCCACGAGGGCGACGACGACGGCACGGCGCGCATGAGGGCCGCGGTGTGCGCGGCGGTGCAGCACGATCTGTTTCAGGTGGTGCTCACCCCGCACCACGACGACGCGCACGCGAATCACGTGCACCTCGAAGTACGACCCGGCGTCGACTGGAGCTTCGTGCATTGA